A window of Pelomonas sp. SE-A7 genomic DNA:
TCGTGGCCGGCGAGGTGCGCACGCTGGCCCAGCGCAGTGCCGAGGCGGCCAAGGAGATCAAGTCGCTGATCAGCGACTCGGTCGAGCGGGTGCAGAACGGCACGCAGCTGGTCGATCGCGCCGGCAGGACCATGGTCGACATCGTGGCCTCGGTGCAGCGCGTGGCCGACATCGTCGGCGAGATCAGCAGCGCCAGCACCGAGCAGAGCTCGGGCATCGCCCAGGTCGGCGAGGCGGTCAGCCAGCTGGACAAGGCCACTCAGCAGAACGCCGCCCTGGTCGAGGAAAGCGCAGCCGCCAGCGAAAGCCTCAAGGCCCAGGCGGCCAGGCTGCTGGAGGCGGTGGCGATCTTCCGGCTCCAGGCCGGCACTTCGCACTCGCTGGCCAAGAGCAGCCCGGCTTCGCTGGCCAAGGCCGAACAGCGCTGGGCTGGTTCCTGAGCCGCCAGCTCAGGGCCGCGCCCGGATATGCAGGGCGTTGGCCACCTTGCGCAAGGCCGGCTCATTGAACGGCCGCTGCATCACCGAGCGACCGTCCATCAGCAGGGTGCTGGAGCCGCCGCCGTCCAGGTTGATCGCATCGACCGCGCCGAGCTGGGCCATCACGGCCGACATCTGCACCAGGCTGAGCCCCAGCACCGGCGGACGCCGGCCTTCGGCCAGCGCAATGATCAGGTAGCGGCCACTGGCGTCCAGGCCCACGGCGGTGCGCGGATGGGTGGACTTGCAGTGGCTGCCGCAGCGCTCGTCGTCCTCGGCCGTGCGCCGCCTGCCATGGTCCAGCAGCCAGGGCGTGCCGGCCACCACATTGCTCCATTCAGGCTTCATTTGGGCCGGCGGCTGCAGCACGACCTCGCAGCGCTGTGCCGCATCGCAGGCCAGCAGCGGGCTTCTGGCCACCTCGAACACCGGCGCCCAGGCCTCGCCATTGCTGACCGTCAGGCCGCGCACCTGGAATTCCTTGTTGAAGTAGGAGACGTTGATGCTCGCCAGCGCCCCGGCGCTGCTGGCCATCTGGTCCAGCGGCAGGCCTTTTTCAGCGGGCGGAGAGACGCTGACTTGAAGCGTTTGCAAATCCACCCTCAGCGCGTGGACCACGCTTTCGGGGAAAGGCGTGATGCGCGCATAGTCCAGGCCCTTGGCGTGGCCCTGGTAAGGCGCTGGAATGCTGGCGCAGCCGGCGAGCCACAGGACGAGCAGCAGGCCGGCCAGGCGCCGGCTCATGCCTGAGCCTTCATCAGATGGCCCCACAGCAGCCGATGCAGCTTTTCCTCGAAGCCGGGGAAGCTGGACTCGCGCGCCCGGTGCAGGTCCGGGTCGGCGCCGGTGCCCGAGATGGCATAGGCGATTCCGTTGCCGCGTCCGGCATCGAACATCAGGCCCGAGCGCAGGCCCCAGGCGAAGCCGCAATGACCCCAGGCCTCAAGCCCGGGATAGAGCCGGTCGCCGCGGCCGTCGAGGCTGCGGTCTAGGTAGTGCTGCAGTCCCACGCCCCAGGCCTGGTAGATGCCGTCCCAGGTGTTGCCGTTGGCTGTCTTGGCGTCGTAGCGCCACTGCTCGGTGCAAAGCGCGGCAATGCTGGCGGGCGACAGGAAGGCCTGGCCGCGATGCTGCCCGCCGGCCAGCAGCATCTGCAGGATGGCGCCCATGCCGCGCACGCTGATGCGCAGCCGGCCCTGCGGACCGAACAGCGTGCCATTGCTGCCCAGCTTGTAGTCAGCCAGGCCCTTGAGCGGCTTGGGCGGCTCGCGGCTGAAATCGTCGGTCTGCGGCACCCAGGGGCCTTCGGTCTTCCAGGGCTGGCCCTCGACCTGCTTGCGATAGAGCGTGGCCAGCTGGGCCAGTTGCTCGGGCGGCAGCGAGGCTGCATCGAAGCCCCCGGCCGCGCCCAGCGGGCCCAGCACCCATTGCTGGATCAGGCGGTCGAAGCGCTGCCCGGCCGCCTGCTCCATCACCGAGGCGATCACGCCGTAGTTCAGGTTGGTGTACTGGAAATGGCCGCCCGGCGCCCAGCTCGCCCAGGCCTTGGCGCCAATGCTTCCCTGCGGACCAAGGAGCGCCTCCAATGAGTTAGGCAACTCGAAGAAGATGCCGCCCTCGTCGGTCAGGCCGGCGCGGTGGCTGAGCAGCAGGCGCAGCGTGATCGGAATGTCGGGGAAGCGCGGATTCCGGAACCGGAAGCCCAGGCGCTCGGACACGTCCTCGTCCAGGCTGAGCCGGCCGGCCTCGACCAGGCGCATCACGCCCAGCGCGACGACCAGCTTGGTCACCGAGGCGATGCGGAACAGCGTATCCGGCGTCACCGGCAGGCCGGGCCGGCCCTCGGCAGCGACCACGCGCTCGCCGAACTGGGCCTCGAAGACCACCTCGCCGCGGCGCACGCACAGCACGGCCAGGCCGGGCAAGGGATTGGCCGGATCGGCCTGCAGCGCCTGCAGGGCCTGGCGCAGCTCGGCGGCCTCGTCCTTGCCATCGGCGGCGCCCGCCAGGCTGCCCGCGCCCCAAGCGCCGAGGGCCATCAGCAGCTGGCGGCGTTGCAGTTCGCTCATTGGTCCTCGTCCTCGTCATCGAGATCACCCAGCTCGGCGAGCAGCGGGCCGCTGATGGGGCGCATCACATTGATCTCGAAGCGATAGCGGTCGGCGCGATAAAGGCTCTTGGCGTACTCGACCACCTCGCCTGAACCGGCATGCGAAAGCCGCTCGATCAGCAGCGAAGGCGAGAACGGCGCCACGCCCAGCAGGTCGGCCTCCTCCTCGTTCAGCACCGTGGCCTGGATCTGCTGGCTCGCCGCCCGCAGCGGCAGGCCGAAGCGCTGCGACAGCAGCTCGTACAGCGAGCTGGTCGCCAGGCTGGCGGCATCGAAGCCGGGCACCTTGGCCTGGATCAGGTAGACGGTCTCCAGCGCCATCGGCTCGTCGCTGGCCAGGCGCAGCCGGCGCATCTCGACCACGGCCGTGCCGGGTATGACCTTGAGCTTGTGGGCCAGCTTGGCGCCGGCCGCGATGGTGCGGCAACCCAGCAACTCGCTGGTCGGCACCAGGCCGCGTTCGCGCATTTCTTCCGAGAACGAAAGCAGCTGCGGCTGCTTGACCACCGGCTGGCCGGACACGAAGGTGCCGGCGCCCTGGCGGCGCTGCAGCAGCCCGTCCAGCTCCAGTTCGCGCAGGCAGCGGCGCAGGGTTTCGCGCGCCACGTCGAAGCGTTCGCTCAGCTCGCGCTCCGGCGGCAGCCGGCCGCCCTCGCCGTTCTGTTCAATCAGCTCGAGCAGGCGGCGCTTGAGCTGCTCGCGCTTCTGGCCACGGTCCATGATCATGGCTGTCTCCCGGCGGAGCGGCAGGCTCCGCGCCGTTCATTGGTTTGGTTATGGCCCAGCTTGGGCCGGCGGTTGGCGGACCAATCCGCCAAGCTACCCAGCGCCACGAGTCTAGCCGCCGGCCAAGCCGCCAAGCCATGAATACCATTGCTAGACCAGAACCTGGGCTTATTGCCCCCCGCGAAGCGGGGACAGCGACCGCGGGATTTCCCGGCCGGACGCGGGCGCCGGCATTGCGAAACTGGGCCCATGCTGCATGAGCTGAGCCTGGGATCGATGAGCGCGACGGTGGGCGTCCGCGGCGCCGAGTTGCGCAGCCTGCGGCGCGCCGGCGAGGAATTCCTGCAGGCCGCCGAGCCCGGCCGCGCCATCCTGCAGTTCCCCAATGTGGGCCGGCTGCGCGAGGACGGCATACGCCACGGCGGTAGCTTCCATGCCTTGCCTCAGGACGGCTTTGCCGCGCATTGCGATTTCCGCCTGGTCGAGCACACACCTCACAGCCTGGTGCTGGCCTTGCGGGCCGATGCCCACACGCGCGAGTGCTATCCCTTCGAGTTCGAGCTGCGCGTGGCCTATGCGCTGCAGGCCCGGGGCCTGAAGGTGGACTACCGGGTCCACAACCGCGGCCTGGAACGACTGGCCTTTGGTCTGGGTTCGCAGCCGGTGTTCACCCTGCCTCTGGCCGAGGGCGAGTCGCTGCAGGACTGGTCGCTGGCCTTCGACGCAGCCGAAGCGCCCGAGGCCTACCGGCAGGACGGCCCGCTGTTGTCGGCCCTGCCTCAGCCTTTCGCCTTCAGCCCGCCGCAGAGCCTGCAGCTGGGCTCACCCCAGTTCGCCAGCGGCCGGCTGGCCTTCAAGCACATCAATTCGCAAAGGCTGGACCTGGTGCATGCGCGGCGCGGCCGGCGCCTTTCGCTGCTGACCGGTGGCGCGCCCCACCTGGGCCTGTGGAGCCGCCATGACGCGGTCTGCATAGCGCCCTGGTACGGCATTGAAGACGATGCGCAGGCCCCGCTGGAACTGCTGGCCAAGCCCTCGGCCATCCAGTTGCCGGCCGGCCGCGCCTTCGTGGCCGGCTACCGGATCGAACTGGCCTGAGGCCGCTGCAGCTCAGGGAATTGCCAGCTCGAACAAGGCGCCGCCGCCGGGCCGCGCCATCAGCCGGCTGCGGCCCTGACGGCCGCGGTTGCGATGGGCCAGGGCCACGGCCGCGCAGACCTGCAGACCCAGGCCACTGGCCGTGGGGCTGGCCGGCGCATCGAGGCCAGGGCCGTCGTCGGCCACACTGAAGCAGAGCATGCCGTCCTCGGCCAGGTCCAGGCCCAGGTCTATGTGCTGACGGGCGTAGTGCAAGGCGTTGTAGAGGGCCGAGTCCAGCGCCAGGCGCAGGAGCTGGCGGTCGCAGATCCAGACCTCGGGCAACTCGCGCGCCGGCTCGGCCAGGCGCAGCTCCAGGCGGCCAGCCGCCAGCAGCCTTCCGTCGTCGACCAGCTCCTGCATCAGCTCCTGCGGCGAGGCCTCTTCCAGATGCACCGGCAGGCGCTTGCCGCTGGCGCTGCGCTGAGCCACAAGCAGGCCGCTCATCTGGTGCGTCAGGTGCTGGGCCTGGCTGAGCGCCGAACGTGCGAGCGCCTGGGCCGCATGCTTGTCCAGCTGGTGCTCCATCCGCTGCAGCGAATCGCTCAGCAGGGTCAGCCGGTTCTTCAAATCGTGGACCACCGCCGCGCAGAGCGCCTCATTCATCATGGGGCACCCTGAGGCCTGCGGCCTGTCCCGCCAGGCGGGAGCGAGCCACTTCGGAACGGCCGTGCGTGGCTCATGTGCCGACACGCTCCCGGAAGAACTTGCGCGCCGCCGCCACGCGGTCGTGGTTGGGGTACTTGGCCGCCAGGTGGTCGAGCAGCTGGCGGGCCCGGGTCGCATGCTCCTGGGCCTTGCCCAGGCGGTTCATGGCGATCAGGTAGAGCGTGCACAGCTCGATCTGCACGCTGAAGTGATCCGGCGCCCGGGCCAGGGCCGCCTCGCCGGCCACGATGCCTTGCGCCAGGTCGCCGCGCTTGGCCTGCTGCAGCTGCTGAAGCGCTTCTTCCACGTGCCGGCCTTCGCGCTCGACCTCGTCGCGGCAGGCCGCCTCGACCGGCGTGCCCTTGGCCGACTGCAGGGCCGCGGCCACCATCATCGGCTGGTCGGAGTTGTTGCGGGCCACGGCCATGATCAACTCCTGTCCCAGCTCCAGGTTGCCGGTGGCCAGAGCCGAGCGGGCCATCAGCAGCTTGTGGGCATCGGGCAGCTGGGCCATGCCGGTGCCGAGCTGGGCCTGCTGCATCAGCTCGGCCGCCTTCTCGGCCTGGCCGGTGGCCTGCAGGCCCTGCGCCTGCAGCGCCTTGCCCAGGGCCTGGGCGGCAGGCTGGTCGCCGAACTGCTTGGCCTGCTCGGCCGCCACCGTGATCGCGCGGCGCGGATCGCCGCTGTCTATCAGTGCCTGGGCCAGCAGCATGCCCTCATGGTGGCTGCGCTGCAGCGCATGACGGTTCTTGCTGACGGCCGACTCCAGCGCCTTGACCGCCAGGCCGGCATCGCCATTGGCCTGGGCCAGCTCACCGAGCTTGATCTTGCGCTGGGCATTGGGCGCCACCTCGGCCAGCTTCTTGGCCAGCTCCAGAGCCCCGGGCGCATCGCCGCGTTCCTCGGCCATGTCCAGCAGCAGGTCGTAGGCGGCGGCGTAGTCGGGCTGGGCATAGACCAGCTGCTGCAGCACGGTCTCGGACTGCACGCCCTTGCCCAGCGCACGCAGGGCCTGGGCATGGCCGAGACGGGCCCAGGCGAGTTCGGAATTGAGCGCCAGCGCCTGCTCGTAGCAGACGCGTGCATCGTCGAAGCGGGCCAGCTTCATCAGGGCCTGGGCCTTCTGCTTGTAGCCCTCGCCCCGCGTACCGTCGGTGCGCTGGATGAAGTCGTCGGCCACGCCCAGCACCTTGTCCCACTCGCGCGCATCCACCGCCTTGAGCAGCGGCGCCAGCAGCTGCTTGCGCGCGGCCAGGGTCTCGATCTGGCGGGCCAGCAGCTGGTCGGTGAAGGGCTTGAGGATGTAGCCGTCGGGCAGGTAGTCGCCCGCGGCCAGCACGTCGCTGCGCAGCGAGTTGGCCGTGATGTAGATCCAGGGCGCCAGCGGGTTGATGAAACGCTTGCCGCGCGCCGTCTCCAGCAGCTGCTGGCCGTCGGCGCCCTCGCCGAGGTTGTAGTCGCACAGCACGAGGTCGTAGCTGCCGTCGCGCATCGCCTTGAGCGCTTCCTCGGCATTGGCGGTCATCACGACCTGGCGTATGCCCAGCCGGTACAGCGATTCGCGAATGATCTGCCGCATCTGCTGCTGGTCCTCGACCATCAACACACGGAATGCGGTGATTGCCTTGCCTGGAACCTGTGTCGCCACGCACGCCCCTTGATGGATCACAAGCGGGCCCCAGTATCGTGCATGGCGAAGCGCTTGGGCAGAGTCCGTTCCGGCGTCCGGCTGACAGCCGCCCAATGAAAAACGGCCCGCTGTCGCGGGCCGTTCCGGCTCAGGGGGAACGCTGGATTACAGCGCGCCCATTTCCTTCAGCAGGTGATCGGCCTTGTCGACCACCTTCATCTGCCACTGCATGTAGCGGGCGTCCAGCACGATGGAGCGGACCATCTTGGGGTTGAAGTCCACGTCGGCGATCACGGCGTCCAGCGTGCCGTCGAACAGCAGGCCGACCAGCTCGGCCTTGCTGTTCAGCACCGGCGAGCCGGAGTTGCCGCCGGTGGTGTCCAGCGTGGCCAGGAAGTTGACCGGCACATTGCCCAGTTCCTTGGCGGCGTACTTGTCGTACTGCTTGCCCTTGATGGCAGCCAACTGAGCGGCCGGTGCATTGAACTCGCCCGTGCCCGTGGCCTTGGCGCTGACGCCGGCCAGCGTGGTGAACGGCGTCCAGTTGCTGCCGTCGGCGCCCGGCGTGCGGCCGGTCACCTTGCCGAAACTCACGCGCAGCGTGCTGTTGGCATCGGGGTACAGCGGCTCCTTGCGGCTGGCCTTGTAGGCGATCAGGGCCTTCATGGTGCTGGAATAGGCCTGCTGCACGCGGCCGCCCAGTTCCTTGTCGCGGTTCTCGCGAGCTTCGTCGTCGGCATACAGGGCCACGGCGGCCTTGATGAAGGCGTCGTCGCTGGCCTTGAAGTCGGCCGGGGCCTTCTTCATCCAGCCCATGCGCTCCTTCACGTCAGCCAGCTTGGTGCCGGCGTACAGCACGTCCAGGCGAGCCTTGATGGCGGCTTCGTTCATGCCCGCCGAGAGGCCCAGGGCCGACAGGAAGGTAGCGTTCAGCGTGGAAGCCGGCTGGGCCAGGTACTTGGCCAGGAAGCTGGCGGCGACGGCCTTGTCGACCTTCTCGTCGTAGCGACGCTCCAGCGACTGCAGACCGGCCGCGATGCGGCTCAGGTCGCGTTCCTGGAAGCCGGCCTTGCGTTCCACGTTCGGCTTGGTCTGTTCCTCGGCCAGGCGCAGCAGCGTGCGGGCCGTGCCCAGCAGGGTCGGCTGGCCTTGCGTCATGAAGGTCTCCGCCTTGGCGATGACCTGGCGCTCGGCGATCAGCTTCTCGGCGGTGGCGAAGTCGGCACTCCATTCCTTGGCGCGCTTGGCATCGCCGTTGACCCAGGCCTTCAGCTGGGCATAGCCCTTCTGCTTGCGGTCCAGGATGTCGGAGCCGATGTAGCTCTCCTGCTGGCCCTGGAAGTTCTTCATCGTGTTGTTCAGGCCGGCGACCGTGCTGGCGTACTTCAGCTCGGCATCCTTGCGACCTTCGGTCTCGGCCTTGATGATGGCCAGGCGGTTCTCGAAGGCGCTGATCACCGTGGGCTGCTGCCAGCTGAAGGTGAAGTCCACTTCCGCGGGCAGGCGGTAGCGGTTGGTACGGCCGGGGTAGCCGGTGACCATCACGAAGTCGTTTTCCTTCAGCGGGCTGCTGGCCAGCTTCAGGTAGGACTTGCTCTGGTAGGGCTTGTTGTCCTTGTTGTAGTCGGCCGGCTTGCCGTCCGGGCCCACGTAGGCGCGGTAGAAGCTGTAGTCGCCGGTGTGGCGCGGCCACATCCAGTTGTCGGTGTCGCCACCGAACTTGCCGACGCCGTCGGCCGGTGCATGCACCAGGCGGACGTCGCGGATTTCCATCTGCTTGATCAGCTGGTACTGCACGCCGCCGTAGAAGCCGTAGACATTGCAGCGGTGGCCGGCGTCCTTCTCACACTCGGCGATCAGGGCCTTCTCGTTGGCTTCCATGGCATCGACACGGGCCTTGCCGGTCAGCGCGCTGGTCTTGGCGTCGAGCACGCGGTCGGTCACGTCCTTGACGTCGACCGTCACGAACACGCGGCTGCCCGGGGCGGCCGGCAGCTCGTCGGCCATGGTGGCGGCCAGGAAGCCGTTCTTGATCAGGTCACGCTCGGGACGCGAGTTGTACTGGATGCTGCCGTAGGCGCAGTGGTGGTTGGTCACCACCAGGCCTTGCGGCGAGACGAACGAGGCGGTGCAGCCACCCAGGCTGATCACGGCGTTCATCGGGAATTGGGTCAGTTCCTTCAGCTTGGCCGGGTCCAGGGCCAGGCCGGCGGCCTTCAGCGGCGCGGCGATCTGCGGCAGTTGCGAAGGCATCCACATGCCTTCGTCAGCGCGCGCGGCGCCAGTGGCAGCCAGGGCCAGGATGGCCAGGCTCAGCGAGGAGAGCTTCTTCATCGGATCAATCCAAATGGGGCGCCCGCTGGGGCGCGGAACTGCAGGCCTTGTGGGCCGCGGCAAAGTCGAGCAGCCTACCACCGCTCCTAGGGTTTCCCCACATGGCTTGCCCTCATGACGAAAGTCACCCCAGGCCGACCAGCCGACCAGTCGCTTACAAAATTTCCCGGTGCAGACGCGTCAGCCCCTGGCATTGCCCGGCCAATCGCGCGATAAAGAACCCTGACACGAAACTGACGGGGAGCGCCTCATGACGCTGCGCCAACTGAGCCTGATCAAGCGCTGGCTGCGCTTGCACCCCAGGGGTCACGAAGTCGAATTGCAGGCCTGGGACATGGTTCTCACCGGCTGGCTGATCGGCCTGCTGGGCGTGCCCGTGGCCCTGCTGCTGGAGGCCCCGCAATGGCTGCTGCCCTGCCTGCTCGCCTACCTCTTGCCCGAGATGTACTCGGCCGCGCGCCTGCGGCTGCATCGCCGCGGCCTGCTGCGCTGCGACTACCAGGAACTGCTGAAGTAGACCTTCAGTGGATCAGACCGATCCACTCGCCCGCACTCTGGTAGCTCTCGAACAGGGTCAGCGACAGCTCGCGCAGCTCGTCATGCCCGCTGGCATGGCCCTTGGCCAGGCGCTCGAAGGCATAGAGCCGGTCGTAGATCATCCGCGTGGGCTGCACCGAGATGCCTTGATCGGCCATCAGCTGCTGGAAATGTTCCAGTTCACCCATGGCGACCGGGCCGGCGATCAGGCTGCCCAGGTCCAGCGATTCGTCCTGCCACAGCGTGCCCGAGGCGGGAACCAGGTTGAGCGGGATGAACATGGGCGGACCTCGTAACGGCTGATGCTTGTAGCCGCGATCATGCGGCCCGCCGCCAAAACTTAAGTCCGAATAAGCGGGCTAAGACCCCGCTGTTTCCGCTCAAGCCCTCAGCCCTGCGGCCGGCCGTGCAGGGCCGGGCCGGTGACCTGGATGAAGTCGTCCAGCTTCTGGCACCACTGGCCGGCGGCCAGTTCCAGTGCGTCCAGGCTCAGCACCTCGATCCCGGCATCGACCAGCATCTTGTCCGAGGCGCCATTGCTGGCGACCTGGTGCGGCTTCTTCTCCAGGAACACCACCCGCTTGATGCCCACCTGGATGATGGACTGCACGCAGCGCGGGCAAGGGTATTGGGTGGTGTAGATGGTGCCGTCGGTCAGCGGCAGCACCACGCAGTTGAGGATGGCGTTGACCTCGGCATGGACGATGTAGCTGTGGCGCGAGCGCAGCGGGTTGTCGTCCTCGTCGGACCAGTAGGACTCGTCCTCGTCGTTGCAGCCGCGCGGCAGGCCGTTGTAGCCCACGCCCAGGATCTTGTTGTCGCTGCTGGCGATGCAGGCGCCGTTGCGCTTGCGGCCGTCCTTGGAACGGGCCGCGGCCAGCAGGGCCACGCCCATGAACATGGAATGCCAGTGGATCAGCGGAAGGTTGTTCTGCATGCGACGGCCGGCGGCGTAGAGAAGGAGGAAAAGACAGGGCGCGGCCAGTGTACCCAGGCCTTTCCCTCCCCCCTGGCAAGGCGGCTTGCCAGCCGCGGACGATTCGGAGACAGTCGCGGCCATTCCGAACCACGAGCCAGGATTCCCCTTGTCTGCCGTCCTCACTGGCGCCGCGCCCGCGGCCCCCTACATGCGCGACGACCGCGCCTTCCTCGGCCACCCGGCCGGCCTCGGCTGGCTGGCCTTCTGCGAGCTGTGGGAGCGCTTCTCCTACTACGGCATGCAGGCCCTGCTGGTGCTGTACCTCGGCAACTACCTGTTCATGCCGGAGAACATCGGCCAGGTGATGGGCATGGACTCGCTGCGCGCGGCCATCGAGCACTACACCGGCCCACGCTCCACCCAGCAGCTGGCCTCGGCGGTGTTCGGCCTCTACACCGGCTTCGTCTACCTGACCCCGCTGTTCGGCGGCCTGCTGGCCGACCGCCTGCTGGGCCGCACCAAGACGGTGGTCATAGGCGCCTTGCTGATGTCGCTGGGCCATTTCCTGATGGCCTTCGAGGTGTTCTTCCTGCTCGCCCTCGCCTGCCTGCTGCTGGGCGTAGGCTGCTTCAAGGGCAATATCGCGGCCCAGGTCGGTGCGCTCTACAAGCCGGGCGACCAGCGCCGCGCCAGCGCCTTCCAGATCTTCATGATCGCGGTGCAGGTCGCCGTCATCGCCGCGCCCCTGGTCTGCGGCACCCTGGGCGAGAAGGTGGCCTGGCACTGGGGCTTCGGCGCCGCCGGCGTGGGCATGCTGATAGGCCTGGTGGTCTACCTGGCCGGCCGCCGCTGGCTGCCGCCGGAAGAGCCTCGCGTCCGCAATGCCGCCAGCGCGGAGCCCAAGCCGCGCATGACCCGCAACGACTGGGCCAAGCTGCTGCTGCTGATCGCCCTGGTGCCGGTGCTGATGCTGTCCATCGTCGGCAACCAGCAATACAACAACGCCTTCCCGCTGTGGTCGCAGAAGCACATGGACCTGCTGCTGTTCGGCTGGCAGGTGCCGGTGACCTGGCTGCAGGCCATCGATGCGGTCTTCGCCACCGCCACCATGATCGGCTCGCTGGCGTTCTGGCACTGGTGGTCCAAGCGCCGCCGCGAGCCGGACGAGCTGACCAAGATGGCCCTGGGCTCGCTGATGGCGGCCTGCGCCCCGGCCCTGCTGGTGCTGGCCTCGGCCTCGATCGAGGGTGGCGGCGGCAAGGTCAGCCTGGCCTGGACCCTGGGCTACGCCCTGCTCAACGACCTGGGCTTCGCCAACGTGCTGCCGGTCGGCCTGGCCCTCTACTCCCGCGCCGCGCCGCTGCGCCTGGGCGGGCTGATGATTGGCATCTACTACCTGCACCTGTTCATAGGCAACACCTTCGTAGGCTGGCTGGCCGGCCTGCTGGAAGAGATGAGCGGCACGCAGTTCTGGGCCCTGCACGCAGGCCTGGTGGCCGCGGCCGGCGTGCTGCTGCTGCTGGTCAAGCTGCTGTTCGGCAAGGTGCTGACGCCCGAGCAATCCTTCCGCGCCTGACATGGATCTGCACGAGATGCTCGCCAAGTCGATCTGGGGTCGCAACCTGAGCCCGGTCGAACTGGCGCGCGTGCTCCGCGATGCACGCGAGCGCACGGTCGAGGCCGGCTCCGCCATAGTCCGCAGCGGCGAGCTGGCCGAGCATTGGTGCGGCCTGATCAGCGGCTTCGGCAAGATGAGCGTCAGCTCGGCCGACGGCCGCGAGACCAGCCTGACCAGCATCGCCACCGGCGGCTGGTTCGGCGAAGGCACCCTGATCAAGCGCGGCCGCTGGCAGTACGACGCCGTGGCCCTGCGCGACTGCCGTGTGGCCCTAGTGCCGCGCGACAGCTTCGAATGGCTGCGCGCCACCAGCCTGCCGTTCAACCACCATCTGCAGGTCCTGATGAGCGCTCGCATGGGCCAGTTCATCGCCCGCATGTGCGACGACCGGCTGCTCGACTCCACGGCCCGCGTCGCCCATTGCCTGGCCGGCTTCTTCAACCCCGAGCTCTATCCCGAGCCGGGCAGCTTCATCGACATCCGCCAGGCCGAGCTGGGCCAGATGGCCGGCGTCTCGCGCCAGCGCGCCAACAAGGCCTTGC
This region includes:
- a CDS encoding S46 family peptidase; the encoded protein is MKKLSSLSLAILALAATGAARADEGMWMPSQLPQIAAPLKAAGLALDPAKLKELTQFPMNAVISLGGCTASFVSPQGLVVTNHHCAYGSIQYNSRPERDLIKNGFLAATMADELPAAPGSRVFVTVDVKDVTDRVLDAKTSALTGKARVDAMEANEKALIAECEKDAGHRCNVYGFYGGVQYQLIKQMEIRDVRLVHAPADGVGKFGGDTDNWMWPRHTGDYSFYRAYVGPDGKPADYNKDNKPYQSKSYLKLASSPLKENDFVMVTGYPGRTNRYRLPAEVDFTFSWQQPTVISAFENRLAIIKAETEGRKDAELKYASTVAGLNNTMKNFQGQQESYIGSDILDRKQKGYAQLKAWVNGDAKRAKEWSADFATAEKLIAERQVIAKAETFMTQGQPTLLGTARTLLRLAEEQTKPNVERKAGFQERDLSRIAAGLQSLERRYDEKVDKAVAASFLAKYLAQPASTLNATFLSALGLSAGMNEAAIKARLDVLYAGTKLADVKERMGWMKKAPADFKASDDAFIKAAVALYADDEARENRDKELGGRVQQAYSSTMKALIAYKASRKEPLYPDANSTLRVSFGKVTGRTPGADGSNWTPFTTLAGVSAKATGTGEFNAPAAQLAAIKGKQYDKYAAKELGNVPVNFLATLDTTGGNSGSPVLNSKAELVGLLFDGTLDAVIADVDFNPKMVRSIVLDARYMQWQMKVVDKADHLLKEMGAL
- a CDS encoding serine hydrolase domain-containing protein codes for the protein MSELQRRQLLMALGAWGAGSLAGAADGKDEAAELRQALQALQADPANPLPGLAVLCVRRGEVVFEAQFGERVVAAEGRPGLPVTPDTLFRIASVTKLVVALGVMRLVEAGRLSLDEDVSERLGFRFRNPRFPDIPITLRLLLSHRAGLTDEGGIFFELPNSLEALLGPQGSIGAKAWASWAPGGHFQYTNLNYGVIASVMEQAAGQRFDRLIQQWVLGPLGAAGGFDAASLPPEQLAQLATLYRKQVEGQPWKTEGPWVPQTDDFSREPPKPLKGLADYKLGSNGTLFGPQGRLRISVRGMGAILQMLLAGGQHRGQAFLSPASIAALCTEQWRYDAKTANGNTWDGIYQAWGVGLQHYLDRSLDGRGDRLYPGLEAWGHCGFAWGLRSGLMFDAGRGNGIAYAISGTGADPDLHRARESSFPGFEEKLHRLLWGHLMKAQA
- a CDS encoding phosphodiester glycosidase family protein is translated as MSRRLAGLLLVLWLAGCASIPAPYQGHAKGLDYARITPFPESVVHALRVDLQTLQVSVSPPAEKGLPLDQMASSAGALASINVSYFNKEFQVRGLTVSNGEAWAPVFEVARSPLLACDAAQRCEVVLQPPAQMKPEWSNVVAGTPWLLDHGRRRTAEDDERCGSHCKSTHPRTAVGLDASGRYLIIALAEGRRPPVLGLSLVQMSAVMAQLGAVDAINLDGGGSSTLLMDGRSVMQRPFNEPALRKVANALHIRARP
- a CDS encoding dCMP deaminase family protein → MQNNLPLIHWHSMFMGVALLAAARSKDGRKRNGACIASSDNKILGVGYNGLPRGCNDEDESYWSDEDDNPLRSRHSYIVHAEVNAILNCVVLPLTDGTIYTTQYPCPRCVQSIIQVGIKRVVFLEKKPHQVASNGASDKMLVDAGIEVLSLDALELAAGQWCQKLDDFIQVTGPALHGRPQG
- a CDS encoding response regulator encodes the protein MVEDQQQMRQIIRESLYRLGIRQVVMTANAEEALKAMRDGSYDLVLCDYNLGEGADGQQLLETARGKRFINPLAPWIYITANSLRSDVLAAGDYLPDGYILKPFTDQLLARQIETLAARKQLLAPLLKAVDAREWDKVLGVADDFIQRTDGTRGEGYKQKAQALMKLARFDDARVCYEQALALNSELAWARLGHAQALRALGKGVQSETVLQQLVYAQPDYAAAYDLLLDMAEERGDAPGALELAKKLAEVAPNAQRKIKLGELAQANGDAGLAVKALESAVSKNRHALQRSHHEGMLLAQALIDSGDPRRAITVAAEQAKQFGDQPAAQALGKALQAQGLQATGQAEKAAELMQQAQLGTGMAQLPDAHKLLMARSALATGNLELGQELIMAVARNNSDQPMMVAAALQSAKGTPVEAACRDEVEREGRHVEEALQQLQQAKRGDLAQGIVAGEAALARAPDHFSVQIELCTLYLIAMNRLGKAQEHATRARQLLDHLAAKYPNHDRVAAARKFFRERVGT
- a CDS encoding GntR family transcriptional regulator yields the protein MIMDRGQKREQLKRRLLELIEQNGEGGRLPPERELSERFDVARETLRRCLRELELDGLLQRRQGAGTFVSGQPVVKQPQLLSFSEEMRERGLVPTSELLGCRTIAAGAKLAHKLKVIPGTAVVEMRRLRLASDEPMALETVYLIQAKVPGFDAASLATSSLYELLSQRFGLPLRAASQQIQATVLNEEEADLLGVAPFSPSLLIERLSHAGSGEVVEYAKSLYRADRYRFEINVMRPISGPLLAELGDLDDEDEDQ
- a CDS encoding HAMP domain-containing sensor histidine kinase → MNEALCAAVVHDLKNRLTLLSDSLQRMEHQLDKHAAQALARSALSQAQHLTHQMSGLLVAQRSASGKRLPVHLEEASPQELMQELVDDGRLLAAGRLELRLAEPARELPEVWICDRQLLRLALDSALYNALHYARQHIDLGLDLAEDGMLCFSVADDGPGLDAPASPTASGLGLQVCAAVALAHRNRGRQGRSRLMARPGGGALFELAIP